The sequence AGTATCACCAAATGTGCGGAAAAGACTTTTTATCGCTCTGCGCTTACTCACGCAGGAGACATAACATGCATTTTACGCTGTTGGTGCAAAGCGATACCGTCGCTGGATCTGCAAAGCGGTTTTGTCATTATAAGAGATCGCCGTCGTGCTGTGGGGATGTGTGGAATCGCCGTTCTTTGGCGATTTCCACATCTCCATAGCTGCCCTTGTGGCCGACGGCGCGCCTGCGATCGTTCGTCCTTTCTTGCGGTAGCCATTCTTCTCGCTGTTGGTCTGGAATTTGGTCAGTTGCTTTGCATCTTGCCTGGCCTTGATCAGCGAAAGTGCATGACCAAGTCTCTTGTTCTCCACCACCGCTGCGGGACTGACGCGCTGGTCTTTGTCGAAGACACGGTAGGGAAGCACGTGACCGTTTGAGCGCACCTCAAGGTGTCCATCCGAGAAGTGGTAAAGGTCAACATACCTGCCGCCAAGCTCTTCGCTCACCTCGTTGCGCTCCAGGATGAACTGCTTGCGGTCATAGGCCAAGGTGAGCTGATCGCCAACGTGGCGTTGCTCGCGATGACACAGGATGTCAGTCATTCGATTTGCTGGCAGGTTCAGACGCCGGGTGCAGATCGGCAGGGGCTGCGGGAGAGAGAGCGAATCGGTCGCTGAAGCGAGTGATGAACGCCGGGAGGAGGCGTTGCCGGCTTCCAGGTCGCAGACGTTGTCCAGCCGGAGTTCCTTGACAAGACGATCCTGCAGCGTTCGGTTGGCACGCTCGACGCGACCCTTTGCGTGGCTGGATTTCGCGCAGATAATCTCGATGTTGAGCTCTGCGAGGGCTCGGCCGAACTGCGTCATACCCGCACCGCCCTTGGCTTCCGGCTTATTGACTCGAAAGACCGAATGCTTGTACGAGTAAAAGGCAACAGGGTAGCCGTAAGACTTCAGATAGCCGTCAAGCGCCTCGAAGTAGCTGGCGGTGCTCTCGCTCGGAACGAACCGCATCTGCATCAGCCGGCTGGTGGCGTCGTCGATGAAGACCAGTAGCGTACAGGGCTCACCGCGCTGCTCGAACCAGCGGTGCTCTGAGCCGTCGATCTGCACCAGCTCGCCCAAGCTCTCGCGTCTCAGCCTTGGCTGGTGGAAGCTCCTGCGCTGCTTGCGCGACAGCCACACACCGGCCCCAACCATCCACTTGCGCAGCGTCTCGCGTGAGACCTCGATGCCATGCCGCTCTTGCAACATCTCCGCTGCGAACGTTGGTCCGAAGTCCCTATAGTTTTGCCGGATCAGTTCAAGCACCAGCTCCCGAACCCCTGCGCCCAGCTTGTTGCTCGCCGGTCGACCGCGGCTCCTGTGGATCAGGGCACCACCACCGCCATTACGATACCTTACCGCCAGCCGCTGCGCCTGCCTCAAGCTCACGCCCAGCACACCCGCCGCCGACTCTGTCGTCCGACGGCCCGCCAGCACCTCGGTCAA is a genomic window of Granulicella tundricola MP5ACTX9 containing:
- a CDS encoding ISNCY family transposase, with amino-acid sequence MSKQELRRVEVLTEVLAGRRTTESAAGVLGVSLRQAQRLAVRYRNGGGGALIHRSRGRPASNKLGAGVRELVLELIRQNYRDFGPTFAAEMLQERHGIEVSRETLRKWMVGAGVWLSRKQRRSFHQPRLRRESLGELVQIDGSEHRWFEQRGEPCTLLVFIDDATSRLMQMRFVPSESTASYFEALDGYLKSYGYPVAFYSYKHSVFRVNKPEAKGGAGMTQFGRALAELNIEIICAKSSHAKGRVERANRTLQDRLVKELRLDNVCDLEAGNASSRRSSLASATDSLSLPQPLPICTRRLNLPANRMTDILCHREQRHVGDQLTLAYDRKQFILERNEVSEELGGRYVDLYHFSDGHLEVRSNGHVLPYRVFDKDQRVSPAAVVENKRLGHALSLIKARQDAKQLTKFQTNSEKNGYRKKGRTIAGAPSATRAAMEMWKSPKNGDSTHPHSTTAISYNDKTALQIQRRYRFAPTA